The Pontibacter sp. SGAir0037 DNA segment GATATTACCTCCCGATTAAGCACAACCAGGTACACGAGTACGAGGAGGAGCAGAAAGTAGAAGACATCCCTCACGAAACAGAAGAAGAAAGCCTGTCGCTGGAGGATAAAGAGAAAGAGCTCATTTTAAAGGCACTGAAAAAACACAACAACAAACGCAAGTATGCGGCCCAGGATCTGGGTATTTCGGAGAGAACACTATATCGCAAGCTAAAGCAATATGATATTGAGAATTAAAACAAAATGGGTAGTAAACTCCCTCCTGCTTCTTGTTATAGGAATATGCAACAGCTGTGGAGTCTATTCTTTTACAGGTACTAACATTGGCTCCGATATCAGAACCATCTCCATTCAGTCTTTTGAGAATGCTTCAGGGGAAGGGCCAGCCAACTTAACCCAGTTAATCACTAATAATTTTAAACAGTATTATAGCCGGAATACGAACCTGACGATTCTGCAGCGCGATGGCGATTTGCAATTGGAAGGGCAAATTGTTAGTTTTAGCGTAGCACCTGCCGCTATACAGCGGGAAGGAAACCAGGACCAGGCAAGTCTGAACCGTCTGACACTAGCTGTTCAGGTACGTTTTACCAACACAAAGGATCCTGAAGCTGATTTTGACCAGCAGTTTACGATTTCACAGGACTTTAGCCGTGAAATTGATGTTACGCAAATATCAACAAACGACATTAACCAGCTTTCAGAGCGCCTGATTGCAG contains these protein-coding regions:
- a CDS encoding LptE family protein, giving the protein MILRIKTKWVVNSLLLLVIGICNSCGVYSFTGTNIGSDIRTISIQSFENASGEGPANLTQLITNNFKQYYSRNTNLTILQRDGDLQLEGQIVSFSVAPAAIQREGNQDQASLNRLTLAVQVRFTNTKDPEADFDQQFTISQDFSREIDVTQISTNDINQLSERLIADVFTKSVANW